The following DNA comes from Tautonia marina.
CCCCGGAAAGATCATCGGTCCGTACCGCGTGGATCGAACAGACTGGAACGCGTCTCCCGTCAGAATCACTCCCATCTGACGGTCGAACTCGTCCATGATGGCGCGAAACGCTTCGGGGGGAGCGGGAGAGACGTTGAATCCGGTGTTCTCCATGAACTCGAGATACGATTCGCTTTGGATCACCTTTGCCACAGCCGATTCGAGCAATTCGGCACGATCCTCTGGCACTCCCAGCGGTAATGCAAGGCCTCGCCACCCACCCATGGTCCAGTCGGAGCCTTCCTCCCGAAAGGTTGGCACGTCGAGGAATCCCTGCACGCGATCGGCCGACATGACACCGAGACACCGAATCCGGCCCGACTCGAGCAACGCCGAGGCCTCTGGAAGGCTGCAACAGACCATCTCGACCCCGCCCGACATCAGTGCATCAAGTGATGGTCCTGCGCCATTGATCGGGATCCAGAGAATATCGCCAGCATCGAGCCCTTCATCGTTCAGCCAGCCGGCCAGGCTCACATGCCAGATCCCCCCCTGCGCCGTGCCCGAGGCCCGCAACGCCCGAGGCTCCGCCGCCACCGCGTCCTTCAATTCCGCCAGTGTCTGCCACGGGGCATCGTCTCGAACAAACAGCGCCGCATCGTCCCGATTGAGCAGCATGAGCGGTCGGAAATCGTCAGGAGTGATGTTCGTCAACCCCCGCCAGTGAAGCATGTTCAACTCGACGGTCACCATTGTCAGGGTGTAACCATCGGCCGGGGCGAGCGCTCCCCGAGTATGGCCCGTCACTCCCGATCCCCCGGTCGCGTTCACCACGTTGACCGGCACGCCGAGCTCTTGCTCAAGCAAGGCAGCAACCGTCCGCGAAACGGTATCGGTGCCTCCCCCCGCCGACCAGGGACAGATGAGCATCATCGGCCGGTCAGGATAGCGTTCCCCTTCGGAACACCCGACAAGGACGAGGAGTCCCAGGAGCAGGAAGGGCAGCCGTGATCGAAGATCCATGAAGCGAATCATCTTTGCTCGCTGGAGAGGTTCGCTGGACCGGCAACCCGGCCACAAAGGGGTGGCGATTCCCGAGGAACACACCTGACGTTGTGAGCCGCGGGGAATTCGACCATCGCATCCATCCGCGTCGAAAGCCTTCTGAAGTGAGGACCGCTCCACTCCCGGATCAATCTCCTCCTCGAACGCCGGAGCTTGTTCTCAGAAGGGATGTCGAAGATTGAGGATCACACTATAAATCACCACGGCCGCCGCCGCGATGATTCCGATACGGAGCACGAGCCTCCCCCGGCCCTCCTTGGCGTATTCGACTCCCTCCGCAATCACAACCACCGCCGCGATGAGGAGAAACTTGTACGCTACCAACCCCTTGATGTTGAACCGATGGAAGACCCAGGCAGCCAGCGGATTCGACTCGATAAATCGAGGCCCCCGAGCAAGTAACGCCCACGTCAAAAACACGTCGAGCACGCTGAGAATGATCAGCCAGGCAATCTCCGACTCCAAAAGAAGATGCCGGGTATGCCAGGAAGTCTGCCTGGTGCGACGGCGACGATCCTGCTCACTCATCGAGTTATCCGAGTCCGTTCCGACGATCAATCAGGATGACACGTCGGGGCAGTCCAAGCACGCCGCTCCCCCAACGGTCGCGAGCCAGAGGATGACGCTTCACCCGGTCCATTGCAAGCGCCTCTCCAAGTTCCTCCTGATTGACAGGACACCTGATCGGTCCTTAGCGTGAATGGGCTTCCCACTCAGAACCCTCGCGACCAATTGTCAGATGCCTTTCCTGGGAAACCTCTCATGTCCGACTCCCCAAAGTCTGCCCGCCGGCTTGCCCTCGAAGAAAGTCTCGCCGCCGATCCCACCGACACCTTTCTCCGTTATGGCCTTGCCATGCAATGTCTCCGAGAGGGAGACCTTGACGAGGGCCGAAGCAGGCTGGAGGCCCTCATCGCCGATCACCCGGATGACCAGGTCGCGTCCTACCAGCAGCTCGGACAATCCTACATGGATGAAGGCGATCCAGAACGGGCCCGCTCGTACTTCGTCTCAGGAATCGCGAAGGCTCAGGCGCTCGGCGACCTGAAAGCCGCGGGGGAAATGCAAGGGTTCCTCGAACTGCTCGGCTGAGCGTCCATATCCTACCGTGCCGGGCGGTGCCGTGATGGTGTCCACATTCACGTT
Coding sequences within:
- a CDS encoding DUF5658 family protein; the protein is MSEQDRRRRTRQTSWHTRHLLLESEIAWLIILSVLDVFLTWALLARGPRFIESNPLAAWVFHRFNIKGLVAYKFLLIAAVVVIAEGVEYAKEGRGRLVLRIGIIAAAAVVIYSVILNLRHPF
- a CDS encoding tripartite tricarboxylate transporter substrate-binding protein, whose product is MIRFMDLRSRLPFLLLGLLVLVGCSEGERYPDRPMMLICPWSAGGGTDTVSRTVAALLEQELGVPVNVVNATGGSGVTGHTRGALAPADGYTLTMVTVELNMLHWRGLTNITPDDFRPLMLLNRDDAALFVRDDAPWQTLAELKDAVAAEPRALRASGTAQGGIWHVSLAGWLNDEGLDAGDILWIPINGAGPSLDALMSGGVEMVCCSLPEASALLESGRIRCLGVMSADRVQGFLDVPTFREEGSDWTMGGWRGLALPLGVPEDRAELLESAVAKVIQSESYLEFMENTGFNVSPAPPEAFRAIMDEFDRQMGVILTGDAFQSVRSTRYGPMIFPGILLGLLALVLLILAVRGGLRRSVEAPRIDRDGLVRMGVALAFVLGYVLLADRVGYVLTAMVLLLGMLCFLRVKWPVALAVALVCAPMTYQVFAVVLRVPLPWGWLGW
- a CDS encoding tetratricopeptide repeat protein — its product is MSDSPKSARRLALEESLAADPTDTFLRYGLAMQCLREGDLDEGRSRLEALIADHPDDQVASYQQLGQSYMDEGDPERARSYFVSGIAKAQALGDLKAAGEMQGFLELLG